In the genome of Raphanus sativus cultivar WK10039 chromosome 4, ASM80110v3, whole genome shotgun sequence, one region contains:
- the LOC108854705 gene encoding tubulin beta-4 chain, producing MREILHIQGGQCGNQIGAKFWEVICDEHGIDHTGQYVGDSPLQLERIDVYFNEASGGKYVPRAVLMDLEPGTMDSLRSGPYGQIFRPDNFVFGQSGAGNNWAKGHYTEGAELIDSVLDVVRKEAENSDCLQGFQVCHSLGGGTGSGMGTLLISKIREEYPDRMMMTFSVFPSPKVSDTVVEPYNATLSVHQLVENADECMVLDNEALYDICFRTLKLSNPSFGDLNHLISATMSGVTCCLRFPGQLNSDLRKLAVNLIPFPRLHFFMVGFAPLTSRGSQQYSALSVPELTQQMWDAKNMMCAADPRHGRYLTASAVFRGKLSTKEVDEQMMNIQNKNSSYFVEWIPNNVKSSVCDIAPKGLKMASTFIGNSTSIQEMFRRVSEQFTAMFRRKAFLHWYTGEGMDEMEFTEAESNMNDLVAEYQQYQDATAGEEEYEDEEEEYDEA from the exons ATGAGAGAGATCCTCCACATCCAAGGCGGCCAATGTGGAAACCAGATCGGAGCCAAGTTCTGGGAAGTGATCTGCGACGAGCACGGCATTGACCACACCGGCCAATACGTCGGCGACTCCCCTCTCCAGCTCGAACGCATCGATGTCTATTTCAACGAAGCGAGCGGCGGAAAGTACGTCCCTCGCGCCGTTCTCATGGATCTGGAGCCTGGAACCATGGACTCTCTCAGATCTGGTCCCTACGGCCAGATCTTCCGTCCCGATAACTTCGTCTTTGGCCAGTCCGGCGCCGGGAATAACTGGGCCAAAGGTCATTACACGGAGGGAGCGGAGCTGATCGATTCCGTTCTCGATGTTGTGAGGAAGGAAGCTGAGAACAGCGATTGCCTTCAAg GTTTCCAAGTGTGTCACTCGTTGGGAGGTGGAACTGGATCTGGGATGGGGACGCTTTTGATCTCTAAGATAAGAGAGGAGTATCCAGACCGTATGATGATGACCTTCTCGGTGTTTCCTTCTCCTAAGGTCTCCGACACTGTTGTTGAGCCATACAACGCAACGCTCTCTGTGCATCAGCTCGTTGAAAACGCCGACGAGTGTATGGTTCTCGACAACGAGGCTCTCTACGACATCTGCTTCCGTACCCTCAAGCTTTCTAACCCCTCTT TTGGTGATCTTAACCATCTCATCTCGGCTACAATGAGTGGTGTTACATGCTGTCTTCGTTTCCCTGGTCAACTCAACTCTGACCTTAGGAAGCTCGCTGTGAACCTCATCCCTTTCCCAAGGCTCCACTTCTTCATGGTGGGTTTTGCTCCGTTGACGTCAAGAGGTTCACAGCAATACAGTGCCTTGAGTGTCCCTGAGCTGACCCAGCAGATGTGGGATGCAAAGAACATGATGTGCGCTGCTGACCCTCGTCACGGACGTTACTTGACTGCATCAGCTGTGTTCCGTGGGAAGCTGAGCACTAAGGAGGTCGATGAGCAGATGATGAACATCCAGAACAAGAACTCGTCCTACTTTGTGGAATGGATCCCCAACAATGTTAAGTCCAGCGTCTGTGACATTGCACCCAAGGGTTTGAAGATGGCATCTACCTTCATCGGGAACTCGACTTCAATCCAGGAGATGTTCAGGCGTGTGAGTGAACAGTTCACAGCTATGTTCAGGAGAAAGGCTTTCCTTCATTGGTACACAGGAGAAGGCATGGACGAGATGGAGTTCACGGAAGCTGAGAGTAACATGAATGATCTCGTTGCAGAATATCAGCAGTACCAGGATGCTACGGCCGGTGAAGAGGAGTAcgaggatgaagaagaggagtACGATGAGGCTTGA
- the LOC108854706 gene encoding protein POLLENLESS 3-LIKE 1, whose product MWGREDPSAPGGGYRTPPATWNMKKRVYTEMPMSERKRTCSIEKQEPFHMIHKVPSGDSPYGRAKHAQLVSKDPERAISLFWAAINAGDRVDSALKDLAVVMKQLNRSDEGIEAIKSFRYLCPFESQDSIDNLLLELYKKSGRIQEEAELLEHKLKTLEHGGIITIAKKSHGKQINLTIEQERARILGNLAWVHLQLHNYGISEQYYRNALSLEPDNNKLCNLAICLMRMDRIQEAKSLLEDVRQSLGKTQWTVEPFYKSFERATEMLAERERVSEADHPGEIIISSSSDNFSSNCSFASWVAGTVPEQGIMYSFDSVKSPVLITQPRECKWVDEEEEVDHRVGQVTFGAARRLKFGNTLDEQKKNSKSVESAESNTWTSKVKKMCADSEKGYQRNASGSSSA is encoded by the exons ATGTGGGGTCGGGAGGATCCTAGTGCTCCAGGTGGAGGTTACAGGACACCACCAGCGACGTGGAACATGAAGAAAAGAGTTTACACGGAGATGCCGATGTCGGAGAGGAAAAGAACATGTTCGATCGAGAAGCAAGAGCCGTTTCATATGATCCACAAAGTTCCTTCTGGCGATTCACCTTATGGTAGAGCCAAACATGCCCAG TTGGTTAGTAAAGACCCGGAACGAGCAATCTCCTTGTTTTGGGCTGCGATAAATGCTGGTGATCGAGTTGATAGCGCGTTGAAGGACCTGGCTGTCGTTATGAAACAGCTTAACCGGTCTGATGAAGGGATCGAAGCGATTAAATCTTTTCGTTATCTCTGCCCTTTTGAATCCCAAGATTCCATTGATAACTTGCTGCTTGAACTCTATAAG AAATCAGGGAGGATCCAAGAGGAAGCTGAGCTGCTTGAACACAAACTCAAAACACTTGAACACGgtggtataatcacaatcgcgAAAAAAAGCCATGGGAAACAGATCAACTTGACAATCGAGCAAGAGAGAGCAAG GATTCTTGGGAACTTGGCTTGGGTTCACTTACAGCTTCATAACTATGGAATCTCAGAGCAATACTACAG GAATGCATTGTCGTTGGAGCCTGACAATAACAAGCTGTGTAACCTTGCGATCTGCTTGATGCGTATGGATAGAATCCAGGAAGCTAAATCTCTGCTTGAGGATGTAAGACAGTCTCTAGGGAAAACTCAATGGACTGTTGAACCGTTTTACAAGTCTTTTGAACGGGCTACAGAGATGTTAGCAGAAAGAGAAAGGGTCAGTGAAGCGGACCATCCAGGAGAGATTATTATAAGTAGCTCTTCAGATAACTTCTCTTCGAATTGTTCTTTTGCGAGTTGGGTAGCTGGAACTGTACCTGAACAAGGGATCATGTACTCCTTTGATTCGGTTAAGTCGCCAGTTCTGATTACACAACCCCGGGAGTGTAAATGGGTCGATGAGGAAGAGGAAGTAGATCATAGAGTAGGGCAAGTGACGTTTGGTGCTGCTAGAAGGCTAAAGTTTGGAAACACTTTAGACGAGCAGAAGAAGAACTCGAAGAGTGTGGAATCAGCAGAGTCAAATACTTGGACAAGCAAAGTAAAGAAGATGTGTGCAGATTCAGAGAAAGGTTATCAAAGGAACGCTTCAGGATCATCTTCAGCTTAA
- the LOC108855017 gene encoding eukaryotic translation initiation factor 3 subunit D, with translation MVFETFEVGTVPFNSDGWGPPDASETSSTSVAAANLLPNVPLASFSRSEKLGRVADWTRALSNPSARPPTGSKSDPSAIFDFSAFAVDEGFGLANSAGNADEDAAFRLVDGKPPPRPKFGPKWRFNQYHNRNQLPQRRDEEVEAKKREAEKDRARRDRHYNMNRNNIHQQRREAAAFKSSVDIQPEWNMLEQIPFSSFSKLSFTVQEPEDLLLCGGLECYDRTFDRITPKAERRLERFKNRSFKVTTSDDLVIRRLAKEDKATVFATDAILAALMCAPRSVYSWDLVIQRVGNKLFFDKRDGSPLDLLSVHETSQEPLPEGKDDINSAHSLGVEAAFINQNFAQQVLVKNGKRETFDEPIPNANEGEENASIAYRYRRWKLDDSMYLVARCELQSTVELNNQKSFLTLNALNEFDPKYSGVDWRQKLETQRGAVLANELKNNGNKLAKWTAQALLANADMMKIGFVSRVHPRDHFNHVILSVLGYKPKDFAGQINLNTSNMWGIVKSIVDLCMKLSEGKYVLVKDPSKPQVRIYEVPADAFENDYVEEPLPEDEQVQPPEENNTEGGGAETNETAEDKKPEGQA, from the coding sequence ATGGTTTTCGAAACATTCGAAGTGGGCACTGTACCTTTCAATTCCGATGGCTGGGGACCTCCAGATGCTTCCGAAACTTCCTCCACCAGCGTCGCCGCGGCGAATCTCCTCCCAAACGTCCCCCTGGCTTCCTTCTCACGCTCGGAGAAGCTAGGACGCGTCGCCGATTGGACCCGAGCTCTCTCCAACCCCTCCGCTCGTCCTCCCACCGGATCCAAATCAGATCCCTCCGCCATCTTCGATTTCTCCGCTTTCGCCGTCGACGAAGGCTTCGGTCTCGCTAACTCCGCCGGAAACGCCGACGAGGACGCAGCGTTCCGATTGGTCGACGGCAAACCGCCGCCGCGTCCCAAATTCGGACCGAAATGGAGATTCAACCAGTACCATAACCGTAACCAGCTTCCCCAGCGCCGCGACGAGGAAGTGGAAGCCAAGAAACGAGAAGCCGAGAAGGATCGAGCTCGTCGCGATCGTCACTACAATATGAACCGTAACAATATCCACCAGCAGCGACGAGAAGCCGCAGCGTTTAAGTCGTCGGTGGATATACAGCCAGAGTGGAATATGCTCGAGCAGATTCCTTTCTCCAGCTTCTCTAAGCTCTCATTCACTGTTCAAGAACCCGAGGATCTCCTCCTTTGCGGTGGTCTCGAGTGTTACGATCGGACTTTTGATCGCATCACTCCTAAAGCTGAGCGTAGGCTCGAGCGTTTCAAGAATCGTAGCTTTAAGGTTACGACGAGCGATGATCTCGTCATCAGGCGTCTCGCTAAGGAGGACAAAGCGACTGTTTTCGCAACCGATGCGATCCTTGCTGCTCTCATGTGTGCTCCTAGGTCGGTTTACTCGTGGGATCTTGTGATTCAGCGAGTAGGGAACAAGCTCTTCTTTGATAAGAGAGATGGGTCTCCTCTTGATCTGTTGTCTGTTCACGAGACTTCGCAAGAGCCGTTGCCTGAAGGGAAAGACGATATCAACTCTGCTCATTCTCTCGGCGTGGAGGCTGCTTTCATCAACCAGAACTTCGCTCAGCAGGTTTTGGTTAAGAATGGAAAGAGGGAGACTTTTGATGAGCCTATCCCTAATGCTAACGAAGGTGAAGAGAATGCTTCTATTGCTTATAGGTATAGGAGGTGGAAGCTTGATGATAGTATGTATCTAGTCGCTAGGTGTGAGTTGCAGAGCACTGTTGAACTGAATAACCAGAAATCGTTCCTCACTTTGAACGCTCTTAACGAGTTTGATCCTAAGTACTCTGGTGTTGATTGGAGACAGAAGCTAGAGACTCAGAGAGGTGCGGTTTTAGCTAATGAGTTGAAGAATAATGGTAATAAGTTAGCTAAGTGGACCGCACAGGCTCTGTTGGCTAATGCGGATATGATGAAGATTGGTTTTGTTTCTAGGGTTCATCCTCGTGATCATTTCAACCATGTTATTCTATCGGTTCTGGGGTATAAGCCGAAGGATTTTGCTGGGCAGATTAATCTGAACACTTCCAACATGTGGGGAATTGTGAAGTCCATTGTTGATCTGTGTATGAAGCTGAGTGAAGGAAAGTATGTTCTAGTGAAGGATCCGTCCAAGCCTCAAGTTAGGATTTACGAGGTTCCAGCTGATGCTTTTGAGAATGATTATGTGGAAGAGCCTCTACCTGAGGATGAACAGGTTCAGCCACCTGAGGAGAACAACACTGAAGGAGGAGGAGCAGAGACTAATGAAACTGCAGAGGATAAGAAACCCGAAGGTCAGGCCTGA
- the LOC130511152 gene encoding uncharacterized protein LOC130511152, translating into MGDGKAIVAGVTGEKGATSPYSIFASDNPGVLITSVQLKGENYNEWATEMFNALQAKRKAGFIDGTLKKPPEGHADLESWLSVNSMIVGWLRTSIEPKVRSTVTFITDAHKLWENLKERFSWGIRQDGDAVIDYYGRLAKMWEELQTYRPPPPCTCDAAALYEKEREDERVHQFVMGLDESRFGHIVREEDRLNSAKTREQQQDAVGFVSRRDNNNGDVSGGRGGARDEFEEDAELGVRVEEEAALDQADEEEKPSSDKMSGKKMGDVILDTGASHHMTGDISLLTNLEDISPCKMALLMEDRGSRTLIGAGEERDGVYYLRMLKAARVNKATKVEDTFRFMRVFNRSLLFVTIVDDYSRSVWTYLVLEKSEVKEVVKNFCVMQKHSLAKMPIKFWGEAVLTAAHVINLTPTRILNGKCPHEVLFGSSPSYSKLRVFGSLCFAHKQLRDRNKFVSRSRRDVIFREEEFPFYKDIAEKPSTGSNGDQTDSSKDTLASQDSAIIEVGPEVSSTDRQKDGNTERASPETECALGRGQRVKQPSVKLNDYVTYKATCKDSTPHVLTNDRSFSVYFDPASGNTFFPLTEYISDNQFSGGHKAFLAAVCADSEPKNFKEAMRDKRWTNAVYKEVDALEVANTWSVVDLPPGRVALGTMWVLKSNITLTGLWNDSRQVGGAWKPTESWL; encoded by the exons ATGGGGGATGGAAAGGCAATTGTGGCCGGCGTGACCGGAGAGAAAGGAGCAACTTCTCCTTATTCAATATTTGCTTCTGATAATCCAGGAGTCTTGATCACCTCTGTTCAGTTGAAAGGTGAAAATTATAATGAGTGGGCGACAGAGATGTTCAACGCACTTCAAGCCAAGAGGAAGGCAGGTTTCATCGATGGAACGTTGAAGAAGCCACCTGAAGGACACGCAGATTTGGAGAGTTGGCTTAGTGTCAATTCTATGATCGTTGGTTGGCTAAGAACGTCAATTGAACCTAAAGTAAGGTCGACTGTAACCTTTATTACAGACGCACACAAACTTTGGGAGAATCTGAAAGAGAGGTTCTCGTGGGGAATAAG GCAAGATGGAGATGCAGTAATTGATTACTATGGTCGACTTGCAAAGATGTGGGAAGAGTTGCAGACATATCGGCCACCACCGCCATGTACTTGTGATGCAGCAGCCCTTTacgagaaagaaagagaggatGAGCGTGTTCATCAGTTCGTTATGGGACTGGATGAGTCACGTTTTGGTCAT ATAGTGAGAGAGGAGGATCGTTTGAACTCAGCAAAGACACGAGAACAGCAGCAGGATGCAGTTGGTTTTGTGTCTCGGCGTGATAATAACAATGGTGATGTGAGTGGAGGACGCGGAGGAGCGCGTGATGAGTTTG AGGAGGACGCGGAACTCGGGGTTCGAGTAGAGGAGGAGGCCGCACTGGATCAAGCAGATGAAGAG GAGAAACCAAGTTCTGATAAGATGTCTGGTAAGAAAATGGGAGATGTGATACTCGATACAGGGGCATCACATCATATGACTGGTGATATAAGTCTACTTACTAATCTTGAAGATATATCACCTTGTAAGATGGCTTTGCTGATGGAA GACCGGGGTTCGAGGACGCTGATTGGAGCAGGTGAGGAACGTGATGGGGTGTACTATTTACGGATGTTAAAAGCTGCTCGTGTCAACAAGGCTACGAAGGTGGAGGATACA TTTAGATTCATGCGAG TCTTCAATCGGAGCCTCCTATTTGTGACTATAGTAGATGACTATTCACGAAGTGTGTGGACCTATTTGGTTCTCGAAAAATCAGAAGTTAAAGAAGTAGTGAAGAACTTCTGTGTTATGCAGAAACACAGTTTG GCAAAGATGCCAATTAAGTTCTGGGGGGAAGCAGTTCTTACTGCGGCTCACGTCATTAATCTTACTCCAACCAGAATACTCAATGGGAAGTGTCCTCATGAGGTGTTGTTCGGATCATCTCCATCGTACTCGAAGTTACGAGTTTTTGGCTCTTTGTGTTTTGCGCATAAGCAACTACGAGACAGGAACAAGTTTGTTTCTCGTAGTAGAAG AGATGTAATTTTCAGAGAAGAGGAGTTTCCATTCTATAAAGATATTGCAGAGAAACCTTCAACT GGGAGTAATGGCGATCAGACTGATTCGTCAAAAGATACACTAGCTTCTCAGGACTCTGCGATCATCGAAGTTGGGCCAGAGGTCTCAAGTACTGATAGACAAAAAGATGGAAATACAGAGAGAGCTTCTCCAGAAACAGAGTGTGCACTTGGTAGAGGACAACGTGTTAAGCAACCTTCTGTGAAGTTGAATGATTACGTTACCTACAAGGCAACGTGCAAAGATAGTACCCCTCACGTCCTCACCAACGATCGCTCTTTCAGTGTCTACTTCGACCCGGCCTCAGGTAACACGTTCTTCCCACTTACTGAATATATTTCGGATAACCAATTTTCTGGTGGACACAAAGCCTTTCTTGCAGCTGTTTGTGCTGACAGCGAGCCTAAGAATTTTAAAGAGGCTATGCGTGATAAGAGGTGGACGAATGCTGTGTACAAGGAAGTTGATGCATTGGAGGTTGCAAACACTTGGAGCGTGGTTGATTTACCACCGGGGCGAGTAGCTTTGGGAACAATGTGGgtattaaaatcaaatataacgCTGACGGGACTGTGGAACGATTCAAGGCAAGTTGGTGGTGCTTGGAAACCGACAGAAAGCTGGCTGTGA